The following DNA comes from Brassica oleracea var. oleracea cultivar TO1000 chromosome C5, BOL, whole genome shotgun sequence.
TGTCGTCTCTTTAAGTTTGGAGTCAAACATATTAAAGTTCTCGATAGTTATGTTCGTGGAAAATCTATTAGCCATTGCTCTTCCAGCAGATTTTTTTTTTCCCGGGTCTTGTTTCACCTAACCAATCAATTTATATTCAATGCGTAGATATAGAGGAATGAATAAAATGATCTGCTTTCTACAACTACTTCAAGAAGACTATTAATTACTACTCCATGCTAGAACTTTCTATGTCTGTAAATGACTACATATCCATCGATTTTATTTCTACAGAATCGTCTTCTTCGATTTTTTCAACATGTGTGTAAGTCTTTGTCGTTCAACGAAAGCATTTTTTTTCTAAGATCTATTGAAATAAATGGTTGTTAATAAAAGCTGAAATGTATACGCTAGCATATATTTTCAGCTAACTGGAAACTCTATATTTACTTGTAAACAAAACAAATTCATTTGAGAATTTTGGTAAGTAAGTTATGATACTAACTTACTAAGTGAAATTTATCAATTGAATTCGACTGAGGTATTGATGAATCTACTCACCTGTCAATTGAAATTCTATTAAAATTTTGCAAGTACAAATTAGCAGTCAAGAGTCTGACCAGTTTGATGACTAAAGAAAGTGGAGTATACGATGGTTTTCGCATTATTATTACCAAAGCGTATAGGATGATTTTTATTATATATTTTTAGCCGACAATTGATGACTAACGAAACAATAATTTTTAGATCATAAAAAGAGAAAACATAGAAATATATATATTTTGAGTGAAAATAAAGACCAACAAATTTTTAAGAAAAAAATAAAAGAAGAAAGAAACTAGAAACAAACGGCTTGTATCCTTTTCAAAAAAAAAAAAAAACAAACGGCTTGTAGTAAATAATTTTATTGATCCACTTCTAATGGTTTTATTTACATTACTGAACTATATCTTATAAAGATTAATGCATCGAAGTTTTATTTGCAAGATATTTATAATTTTAAATTTTAATCTGCATAAATAACAATAAATTGAACTATATAGAAATCAAATCTCAAACCTCTCTGAAAGAAAATCACAAACCTCTTGCTACAAAATTATTACAGTAATAACTTTTCAGTCAAACTAGTGCAATAAGGTAACTTCCATGACGCACACTTGTCATTCTTTAATCTAAATCTATTCACATTAAATTAAATTTTGAAGACTAGTCACGTTGGTTTGTACGGTATGACACGAAAAAAAAGTTGGAGTGAGTTAGGTTAATATGTACGACTGCACCGTACGGATATTTATTCATTCTATTTATATAATCCCAAATGGGTTCCCACAAAACTCCTTTCACGTGACGCCATTCCTCTTATCCTATCTACCAATTGATTCAAATATTCAATGCTCTTTACGATTTCGACTATATGCTTATCATTATAGTAACATTGGCCGCGTCTGTATTTGATTTATTTAAACGCATAAATCAAATCTGAAAGGGAAAACTAGTTTTGGCATATAACCAAGTAATGTAGTTGATTACATTTGGAGAGAGCGAAGTATATATGAATAACTTAGTTTATTACATTCGGTGACATATATACTCGTTAATGATGCAATAGCGCGTACCGCGTTTACAGCTAACCAATCAGAGTGAAGTTTCAAGCTGTTGACGTGTATCTCAATAATGCCTCCTTTATAACCTTTGCCGTTGGAAGAATATTCTCTCCTATGTGTGTTTTGCATAAACTAATACGTTTGATTATCTGTCTTACTATTTCTTAATTACAACCCCTTTCTTTCTTTTATTTTTATACTCTATATTTTGAGTATCGGATGCTTGCATAGCTTAAATCTTCTTTATATCTATCTGTTTATGGTTGATTGTATATTAATCATTTCAGTACTCAAATTATCAACCAAAATATCATTGAACAACTAACTACCAATCAGGAAAAATAACCGATTAATTGCATAGTTTAAAAATAAAATAGCTTTGATCAGTTTTCTATTGGATAAGTAAAATTACAGCAGATAGTTTAGTAACTTACTGCATGAATTTTTTTCAAAACAAAAAAATTTACTGCATGAATAAAGCTGTATTTTTCTATTGGAATAACAGTCTATATAGTTAGACTGAAAAAGTCACTCTCTATCTAAACTATAATCAGTGATCTTTTTTTTCTTTTAAACACTTTTTTTTGAACCACAAACTATAATCAGTGATCATATATATTAATATACTGAAAATGGAAACTACGTATATGGTTTAAGCATTCCAACTATTCAAGAAACTGAATCAAAAATATTACGAAGCATCAGGTCCCACGGAAATTAAAGAATGAGTCGTAAATGAATCAACTGCTTCATGAGAGCTTGATATAGTTTGGTAGATACAGTGTCCACCCGACCTAATTGCTTCTTTGATTTTATTGCTTCCTTTTCCATAAATATTTTTACAAGCTAAACGAACTTAGCTATTAGAATTTAATCTTTATATCATCAAGTTATAAGTTTCTAATTGTGGTTGAACTTAAATATATGTGACAATTTGAAATTTATAAAATTGGGCGAAGCATACCAAACATGCATGGCAGTATTCTAATATTTATAGCTCGACGTAGTAGAAGGCTACTCTAGTTTGATTAATCCACATGTGGCATGGTTATTTTATAGGTATAAATTTCAATAAAGTTAGGAGACTAAAGGGGTCTAAAGTTGCAACCCCCAAGTTGAGAAAGGGGACATACACTTTTGATAAGCAGAGAAACTTTGATCACATCATATCCTTGTCACTAAAGCTCTAATCCTTACAGAATGGAGAATAATCCTATACAACAATCTTACTTTACTTTTTTTCTCTCTTTAACACAGACACATGGTGATGGTCCTCCATGATATCCACGCACGACATTTTACAACAATGCTGTATATTACTGATAGTGATAAGTGATAACTCAACGCGCCAATCTAATTTATATCTTATAAAGATTAATGCATCGAAGTTTTATTTGCAAGATATTTATAATTTTAAATTTTAATCTGCATAAATAACAATAAATTGAACTATATAGAAATCAAATCTCAAACCTCTCTGAAAGAAAATCACAAACCTCTTGCTACAAAATTATTACAGTAATACTAATAACTTTTCAGTCAAACTAGTGCAATAAGGTAACTTCCATGACGCACACTTGTCATTCTTTAATCTAAATCTATTCACATTAAATTAAATTTTGAAGACTAGTCACGTTGGTTTGTACGGTATGACACGAAAAAAAAGTTGGAGTGAGTTAGGTTAATATGTACGACTGCACCGTACGGATATTTATTCATTCTATTTATATAATCCCAAATGGGTTCCCACAAAACTCCTTTCACGTGACGCCATTCCTCTTATCCTATCTACCAATTGATTCAAATATTCAATGCTCTTTACGATTTCGACTATATGCTTATCATTATAGTAACATTGGCCGCGTCTGTATTTGATTTATTTAAACGCATAAATCAAATCTGAAAGGGAAAACTAGTTTTGGCATATAACCAAGTAATGTAGTTGATTACATTTGGAGAGAGCGAAGTATATATGAATAACTTAGTTTATTACATTCGGTGACATATATACTCGTTAATGATGCAATAGCGCGTACCGCGTTTACAGCTAACCAATCAGAGTGAAGTTTCAAGCTGTTGACGTGTATCTCAATAATGCCTCCTTTATAACCTTTGCCGTTGGAAGAATATTCTCTCCTATGTGTGTTTTGCATAAACTAATACGTTTGATTATCTGTCTTACTATTTCTTAATTACAACCCCTTTCTTTCTTTTATTTTTATACTCTATATTTTGAGTATCGGATGCTTGCATAGCTTAAATCTTCTTTATATCTATCTGTTTATGGTTGATTGTATATTAATCATTTCAGTACTCAAATTATCAACCAAAATATCATTGAACAACTAACTACCAATCAGGAAAAATAACCGATTAATTGCATAGTTTAAAAATAAAATAGCTTTGATCAGTTTTCTATTGGATAAGTAAAATTACAGCAGATAGTTTAGTAACTTACTGCATGAATTTTTTTCAAAACAAAAAAATTTACTGCATGAATAAAGCTGTATTTTTCTATTGGAATAACAGTCTATATAGTTAGACTGAAAAAGTCACTCTCTATCTAAACTATAATCAGTGATCTTTTTTTTCTTTTAAACACTTTTTTTTGAACCACAAACTATAATCAGTGATCATATATATTAATATACTGAAAATGGAAACTACGTATATGGTTTAAGCATTCCAACTATTCAAGAAACTGAATCAAAAATATTACGAAGCATCAGGTCCCACGGAAATTAAAGAATGAGTCGTAAATGAATCAACTGCTTCATGAGAGCTTGATATAGTTTGGTAGATACAGTGTCCACCCGACCTAATTGCTTCTTTGATTTTATTGCTTCCTTTTCCATAAATATTTTTACAAGCTAAACGAACTTAGCTATTAGAATTTAATCTTTATATCATCAAGTTATAAGTTTCTAATTGTGGTTGAACTTAAATATATGTGACAATTTGAAATTTATAAAATTGGGCGAAGCATACCAAACATGCATGGCAGTATTCTAATATTTATAGCTCGACGTAGTAGAAGGCTACTCTAGTTTGATTAATCCACATGTGGCATGGCTATTTTATAGGTATAAATTTCAATAAAGTTAGGAGACTAAAGGGGGTTTTGTTTGATTAATCCACATGTGGCATGGTTATTTTATAGGTATAAATTTCAATAAAGTTAGGAGACTAAAGGGGTCTAAAGTTGCAACCCCCAAGTTGAGAAAGGGGACATACACTTTTGATAAGCAGAGAAACTTTGATCACATCATATCCTTGTCACTAAAGCTCTAATCCTTACAGAATGGAGAATAATCCTATACAACAATCTTACTTTACTTTTTTTCTCTCTTTAACACAGACACATGGTGATGGTCCTCCATGATATCCACGCACGACATTTTACAACAATGCTGTATATTACTGATAGTGATAAGTGATAACTCAACGCGCCAATCTAATTTTTAAATGGTAGAAGATGTGAATATATATATTAAAGTGTCACTAAACAACAAATAGTTGACAAAAAAACACTGCATGTTAAAATTTGGGCAACCATTACTAATTATATTAAGAAGAATGTGAGAGTTCTAGGCAGAGCCGAAGCAGAGTTCTAGGCATAACCCAAAAAAATGCTGCATATTAAAATTTGGGCAACCATTACTAACTATATTAATGTAATTACTAATGGTCGCTCAAAAAAATAATTAAAATTTGGGCAATATCAGTTCTCAGAGTCCCACCTAGGCCTGGGCATTTTAACCTGGACCCGAAAACCCGAACCGGAACCGACCAAAAAGTACCCGACCCGGAACCGAACCGAAAATTTACAAGTACCTTTTGGGTCTAAATTTCTTTTATCCGAAAGAACCAGAACCGAAAGGAACCGACCCGAATAGACCCGGACCCGAAAAAACCGACCCGAATAGACCCGACCCGATAAGAACCGATTAGTACCCGACTTAAAAACATGTATATCTGAAACTATGATTTTCTGTGTTCTATTTTATATATATTATTTTATGATCTAGTTGAAATATTTTTTGTTAACAACATTTGTTATTATTTTGTAACATTTTTTAAGCAATATGAAGCTTTAAAATGTAAATTTTAGAGTTTAAAAATGTTTTATTTTAATTATTAATAGTTTCATTTAAGTTATTTTGTAAAATTTTAGATATATATGACAAATATTGATTAAATTTGATGGAGTTGATTATGCCATGTCCTTTTCAGATCATAAATATCCGAACCCGACTCGGACTCGATATGGACCCGAAAAATTACGGATATTTTATGGGTGTTTTAATTATAGACCCGAACCGATCCGGACCCGTGAAAAACCGATCCGAACCCGACCCAAAATTTTCTAATTACCTATTGAATCTAAATATTTAGGACCCGAAAGACCCGGACCCGAAAAAAACCGGTCCGAACCCGACCCGAAGACCCGAACGTCCAGGCCTAGTCCCACCGTAAATCTATAAAAAAAAATGTCATAATTAAAGGATGGAGTAAATTGCATAGCCGGATCCCGGATGCTTCTTCTATAGGATTACAAGATATCTATTATATTATTATCAATAGGGTTGGACGTTCGGGTACCCATTCGGGTTCGGTTCGAGTTTATTCGGATTTAAGATTTTTGGGGTTAAAGATCTCAGCTCCATTCGGATATTTTTAAATTTCGGTCCGGGTTCGGTTCGGGTTCGGATAACTCATTTAAATGATTTTTAAAATTTTAAAATTCAATATATAGTTTATTTTTTCAAAATCTGTAAATAAAATACTTTATTACATATAAATTTGAATAACATATGTCAGAATACCTAAACTTAACATATAAATTGGTTTGGTTTGAATATTTTGATAGAGAATCAGAAGATATTTCGACTATTTTTGGTGTTTTGAGTATATTTTAGCTATTTTAGAAATTTACATTTGGCTATTTGTATATATTTTCAAGTATTTTATACAACTTAAAAGTATCTATATATTTTAGATTTTTTTAATATACATTAAATCTAAAAATAACTGATATATTTAAATATATAAATCTATTTCGGATACATTCGGGTACCCGAAATACTTCGGTTCGGATCGGGTTCGGTTTCGGTTCTCTGGATTTCAAAATTTTGAACCCGTTCGGATATTTAATCAATTTCAGTTCGGGTTCGGTACTACCTTTTCAGATCGGGTTCAGTTCAGTTCTTTGGATTCGGGTTTTTTGGTCAGCCCTAGTTATCAACATTAACTCGTCTCCTCTACTGTCACATATGACTCACTTCTCTATAGATTAGTTCGTATAAGACGTTACTATATATATTGCACGTCGTCTGCATTATTAATTATCACAATTATGTTTATACCATGATAATGTAATTTGTTAGTTTTTATTAGCTATGCCTGAAACTAATAGCCTATAGTTATAATTGGGTTTTGAAAAAAAAAATTTACATAATGGAAACTTACAAGTAACTAAATTTTGCTTTAGTTTTCAATGATGGTTACGTGAGGGTCTGAATATGATCAGAAGAAAACAAAATGAATAATGAAGTCTTATAAGTAGTTGAGGGTGAGTATATATATACCTAATTGACTTTCAAACTATTCATAATACCACAAATGAAATATACTCAATCACTTGGTCCAAGTTCTAGAAGCCCTTATGCATTTTCAGAAGTCTATCATCACAGTTTATTTTAGAATTTTCCATTCAGAATTATTTGTCATTCACCCTTGGTTTCAGCCTTTATAATTTGTTTTAAATCCACCATTTTAGACCATGAAAAAATTATGAGCCATATTATAATATATTTGTTGTACTCAGTAAAAATAATATTGTTATTATTGTGGATAGAATGATGTACTTTTTTTTGTAAAAAGAATGATGTACTTCGTCTGGTTTGTTCGGCTTAACATGGTACTCAAGGTAAAGAAGTTCAAACTTAACGTGATGCCCCAACATAAAAGAAATTCCTGTTCCGATTCTAATGCAAAGAGAAAATACATTGCAATCATGCATGGCGATGGCGTAACGCGGCGATGTTTATTACTTGATATATGGAAAAACGAGTCGATGTATCCCTTGCTCCGTTGAAGAAGATAGATAATCGAAGGAATGTTGTTAGCTACATAATCTAGGACCACAATCCGTGGAAATGTATGCATGGAAGCATCTAAAGCAAGATTTGTTGTTGGTGTGTTTACCTAAAGCAAGATGTATATTGAGTTGAATATGTATATATTTTTCTGAGTTGATCATGAACCTCGTTTATCAATAGCCAAATATACTAAAAAGACCTATATCTCTTCTTTTTATTTGGTCGAAAAAGACCTGTACCAACTATTCAGATTGCATAATTAATTAATAACATTAGTTGATTTTAATTCTGTGTTATTTTGATATATACATTGTTTTTGTTACAGATGAAAATATATTAGAAAACTAATTTACAGAATCACAGCCATGAATATATATATATATATATAAGAGGTAAGGAAAACGTTATATATAAATAAATAGTTATATCAAATAGGATATCCTTATTTTAATTAGAAATTTGATTTTTCTATTTCAAAGTCAGTCGTATTTTTTTTATAAAATCCATACAGTTTATTATATAAAACAAAAAAAAAAACTAAATCAGTCGTTTTCCTTTTATGTTTAAAAATCAAAGATATTTTACTATGTTTGTGTGGTTTTAAATTGGGCATTTTATATATTTTTTTTCTTTTAATAGTCAAGTCGAAAATTTCCGAGTAAGTGTACCTGGCAAGTACTCCTTCCGGACCCACTTTATTTCGAAGCCAAAGTGTCATAACTACCCTCGCCTCTATATAAAATCTGAACCCTTCCTCTCTTTCCTTCAAGAACATCTTCTCGTTCGTTCTTACAGCTCATACAGTTTCATCACTCTTGCAAAAGCTTCTCTCTCTACCTCTCACACACCACAGCAAGAAGATGAAGCATCTGATCCGCCGTCTCTCCCGCGTGGCAGACTCCACTCACTACAATCTCCTCCGGTCAGATTCGCAACGACGGAGCCGCCGCTCTGAATTTTCCCTCCGGTCTTCGATGGCTCGCCGCTTAAAGAAACATACATCCTCTGTTCCTCAAGGACACGTACCAGTCTACGTGGGAGAAGAGATGGAGAGGTTCTTGGTGAGCGCAGAGGTACTCAACCACCCGGTTTTCATCGGTTTGCTGAAGCGGTCGGCTCAGGAGTATGGATACGAGCAAAAAGGAGTTCTTCAAATCCCATGCCACGTTCTGGTCTTTGAGCGCATCATGGAGTCCGTGCGGCTTGGATTAGCGGTTCCAAGTGACCTCCAAGATCTAATCAGCGAGGAGTGTATGTGAAGAAGGTTTTTAGAGGAATCCTTGGTTGGTGGAGAGAGACAGAGATGGATCTGGTTGGTTTTTGTTCAGACAGAGAGTAATAAAACTTCGTTGGTGTTGATGTACATATCTATATAAATATATATATATTGTTTGTTGCAAATTTCCTAATTTTTTCAGCGGTTTAGGTACCGGTTTGAAGATCTCGTGGAGATATATGGAATTTGCTTCGGTTTAGATGTGAATGTAAGCTTAATTCCTGGGTTTTATTATATATGAAGAAGATTCCAGCTTCTTTTTTTTTTTTTTGAAACACAGATTCCAGCTTCTTTATTTCTGTTCTTTCTGGTACATATTGAGCCAAAGAATGAGAGAGGGATTTGATGTTTCACCGAGATTACCGGAAGTGCATATTCGTCAATGACTTACCTAAGAATAATGTTTGATGTCCAAAAAAAAACCTAAGAATAATGTTATTCTGCAAGTATGTAGATATATCTTATTCAATTTCTAGTTAGTATCTGTTTGAACTGATCGAAAATTGAGTAAGGTGTATTAAACAATAACTCACGGGGTTATGCTAGTGGCGTTTGAGAGATAACTCTAATATAGCTAATCTGCAATTTGATTCTCGTTAGCTGGATGTCTTAAACGGTAAGACTATGTGGTTGCTGTGGATTTTATGGGATTAGTTGATTGACTTCGGTCGACGGATCTTCACGGTTATAAAAAAAAGCGTATCAAACAATAAAGAATAAAAATAGCAAAAACAATTTTCATTGCTTTCGAGATTTTACTAAGTACATAAGTGCTATAATTTTATGTTAAAAAAACAAGTGCTATAATTATAAATATTAAAATCTCTAACTTTTTTTTGTTTAACCAGCTCTTCAATTGATTTTTGTGAGTTTCATTTTATCTCGTATGTTGTATAATGAGTTCCAAGATTGAGCTGTACTCTGCTTTTTAGTGAATTTTCAAAGCTAATTTGGTTCCGGATACCATCAAACCGATGGTTTACAAATTTTGTATCTACGTTTTATATCCTTTTTCAGCTGAACACAAATAAACGAGTGAGTGAGAGTAGTTGAGAGACAAAACGAAAATCTTGCTTCTTTGAAATTTCTTGCTTGGGTGATAGAGATGGAGAGCTCTTGTAACAAAATATTTCTCCGAGTCTTAATTAATTTTCTGTTACTTTTAGTTTTAGTTCTCGTCTTCTTTTTATATTTCCGTATTTTATAAGTACGGTATAGTGTCAAAATGCTTATAGTAAATAGTAAATACTGAAAAATATAATTGAATTACTGAGAGTCATGTGGGATGCATATGATTTCCATCCTCTCAGATCCAAACACATTAAATCTCAAACTTGATGCTATAGTTCAACAGCCTATGGCCCTATGCCACAAAACCATATAAAACACCAACTTGTTATAATTATAAAACTAAAGAATCCCTGAAAGGTCGTGAAAGAGCTGAATACTACTCTAGTTTGATCTGCATATACTGTGATTAACAATGATTTTATCGTATTGGAGGGTTTTTTGAGCCATCACCAGCTGGACATGGTAAATCGATGAGCTCGCTACAAAAGAAAATATTATAATCTACAATAAATGTAAATATATCATCTCACTTTGTTTGCATTTGAAGCATATCATTCGCGTGCATACCACACATCATTCTTATGACCTTTTCAGGTAACCTTGGTTGTATGTTAATCAACCATACATCAATATAAAAGCCCAGCACATGTGTATATATATGCTTTTATACGACCCGAGTGAACTCCATCTCAATGATAATATGTACAGTCTTTCATAGTTTAATTAAAACTACAATTATTGATTGCGTGAATCTGAGGAAGGGTAATAATAGAGTTTGAAATCGTCCATTTATATGATTTTCCATGTTGCATCACATGCACGTTACATAGAGCAGCCACCCGCAGTCAATCATTAATTGTATGTTTTTTTTTGAAAAAAGCATTAATTGTATGTTTCTTTTGTTTTGTTCTATTTATTGCCAATTAATACGTTTTATATATATACACAAAACTCGGCTCGAGTGATCCAACTAGTCAAGGTAACCAGAATTTTTTTACAAGTCGGTCGGTCGGTGTTAAACATTTACATCAACGTACACAGTGATGTTAAATTTAACACGTAACGTAGATAATTAATTAATATAGTCAAAATCATCAACTCACGTATGCCGCTCCACTTCCATATACATATCTTTAATTTCATATAGTTAAAAAAAAATCATTTTGTTTGATCACTACAAGAAAACAGCGGTATTCTGACGGACATTCCGACGGAAAATGAAATCCTCGGAATATACCGAGGAATTTCCGAGGAAATTCCGAGGAAACACAAAATTAGGGTTCCTCGGAATATACCGACGGAATTCCGAGGAAACCTCAGTCCGTCGGAATATTCAGAGGAAATTCCGAGGAACAATGTGTTCCTCGGAAAAAACCGATGAATTCCGAAGAAATATTATAGCCGTTGGGGGATTTTACAAAATTCCGAGAAAATTCCGACGAACTAGCCTTTTCCGTCGGAATTCCGTCGGAATTTCCTCGGTATGTCGGCAGGATTTAATCTATATATACAAGCACTCCTCTTCCTCTTCATTCACTCCATATCTTCATCCTCCCTCTTACTCTATTTACACACGAATTTGATTCATAAAAAATATGTCTTCTTCAAATTATTTTCGTTCTTGGATCGATCGACCTCATTTGGATCCGAACACGAGATTGCTTNNNNNNNNNNNNNNNNNNNNNNNNNNNNNNNNNNNNNNNNNNNNNNNNNNNNNNNNNNNNNNNNNNNNNNNNNNNNNNNNNNNNNNNNNNNNNNNNNNNNNNNNNNNNNNNNNNNNNNNNNNNNNNNNNNNNNNNNNNNNNNNNNNNNNNNNNNNNNNNNNNNNNNNNNNNNNNNNNNNNNNNNNNNNNNNNNNNNNNNNNNNNNNNNNNNNNNNNNNNNNNNNNNNNNNNNNNNNNNNNNNNNNNNNNNNNNNNNNNNNNNNNNNNNNNNNNNNNNNNNNNNNNNNNNNNNNNNNNNNNNNNNNNNNNNNNNNNNNNNNNNNNNNNNNNNNNNNNNNNNNNNNNNNNNNNNNNNNNNNNNNNNNNNNNNNNNNNNNNNNNNNNNNNNNNNNNNNNNNNNNNNNNNNNNNNNNNNNNNNNNNNNNNNNNNNNNNNNNNNNNNNNNNNNNNNNNNNNNNNNNNNNNNNNNNNNNNNNNNNNNNNNNNNNNNNNNNNNNNNNNNNNNNNNNNNNNNNNNNNNNNNNNNNNNNNNNNNNNNNNNNNNNNNNNNNNNNNNNNNNNNNNNNNNNNNNNNNNNNNNNNNNNNNNNNNNNNNNNNNNNNNNNNNNNNNNNNNNNNNNNNNNNNNNNNNNNNNNNNNNNNNNNNNNNNNNNNNNNNNNNNNNNNNNNNNNNNNNNNNNNNNNNNNNNNNNNNNNNNNNNNNNNNNNNNNNNNNNNNNNNNNNNNNNNNNNNNNNNNNNNNNNNNNNNNNNNNNNNNNNNNNNNNNNNNNNNNNNNNNNNNNNNNNNNNNNNNNNNNNNNNNNNNNNNNNNNNNNNNNNNNNNNNNNNNNNNNNNNNNNNNNNNNNNNNNNNNNNNNNNNNNNNNNNNNNNNNNNNNNNNNNNNNNNNNNNNNNNNNNNNNNNNNNNNNNNNNNNNNNNNNNNNNNNNNNNNNNNNNNNNNNNNNNNNNNNNNNNNNNNNNNNNNNNNNNNNNNNNNNNNNNNNNNNNNNNNNNNNNNNNNNNNNNNNNNNNNNNNNNNNNNNNNNNNNNNNNNNNNNNNNNNNNNNNNNNNNNNNNNNNNNNNNNNNNNNNNNNNNNNNNNNNNNNNNNNNNNNNNNNNNNNNNNNNNNNNNNNNNNNNNNNNNNNNNNNNNNNNNNNNNNNNNNNNNNNNNNNNNNNNNNNNNNNNNNNNNNNNNNNNNNNNNNNNNNNNNNNNNNNNNNNNNNNNNNNNNNNNNNNNNNNNNNNNNNNNNNNNNNNNNNNNNNNNNNNNNNNNNNNNNNNNNNNNNNNNNNNNNNNNNNNNNNNNNNNNNNNNNNNNNNNNNNNNNNNNNNNNNNNNNNNNNNNNNNNNNNNNNNNNNNNNNNNNNNNNNNNNNNNNNNNNNNNNNNNNNNNNNNNNNNNNNNNNNNNNNNNNNNNNNNNNNNNNNNNNNNNNNNNNNNNNNNNNNNNNNNNNNNNNNNNNNNNNNNNNNNNNNNNNNNNNNNNNNNNNNNNNNNNNNNNNNNNNNNNNNNNNNNNNNNNNNNNNNNNNNNNNNNNNNNNNNNNNNNNNNNNNNNNNNNNNNNNNNNNNNNNNNNNNNNNNNNNNNNNNNNNNNNNNNNNNNNNNNNNNNNNNNNNNNNNNNNNNNNNNNNNNNNNNNNNNNNNNNNNNNNNNNNNNNNNNNNNNNNNNNNNNNNNNNNNNNNNNNNNNNNNNNNNNNNNNNNNNNNNNNNNNNNNNNNNNNNNNNNNNNNNNNNNNNNNNNNNNNNNNNNNNNNNNNNNNNNNNNNNNNNNNNNNNNNNNNNNNNNNNNNNNNNNNNNNNNNNNNNNNNNNNNNNNNNNNNNNNNNNNNNNNNNNNNNNNNNNNNNNNNNNNNNNNNNNNNNNNNNNNNNNNNNNNNNNNNNNNNNNNNNNNNNNNNNNNNNNNNNNNNNNNNNNNNNNNNNNNNNNNNNNNNNNNNNNNNNNNNNNNNNNNNNNNNNNNNNNNNNNNNNNNNNNNNNNNNNNNNNN
Coding sequences within:
- the LOC106292960 gene encoding auxin-responsive protein SAUR72 encodes the protein MKHLIRRLSRVADSTHYNLLRSDSQRRSRRSEFSLRSSMARRLKKHTSSVPQGHVPVYVGEEMERFLVSAEVLNHPVFIGLLKRSAQEYGYEQKGVLQIPCHVLVFERIMESVRLGLAVPSDLQDLISEECM